A window of Sphingomonas adhaesiva contains these coding sequences:
- a CDS encoding AMP-binding protein → MSFNFGDMIEAVERAVPGDRVALAHGDQVVDWATLARRSNALARALVDRGLSPWERFAFYAYNSADYLVGLIACWKARGTHVNVNYRYVAEELAYILADSDATVLLYDARLRDAVAQVVPGAPGVRTWVEIGGEGDAPAFAERFDDLTAGDATPLGIARDPADRFFIYTGGTTGMPKGVVWQHSDLNAIGLAVAASQGLPIPATVDEAAAHAAANPDFPRTVCGPPLMHGTGLLSSYGSLLAGGMVATLPSTSFRAEEALDAIDRWQANRLIVVGDAFARPVLEALDNEPARWDVSSVRLISSSGVMWTQAVKDGLIRHMPDAVCQDNFSSSEAIGMGAAVTTRDGTVETARFMVGTRCRVLDDDDRDVVPGSDVTGKVVLAPPGPIEYHKDPEKSARTFRVIDGVRYVVSGDLAKVNADGSLVLLGRGSACINSAGEKIFPEEVEEALKLCPGVEDALVFGTPDPRWGQSVTAVVRTGAGYDEGTIRDELRRHLAGYKLPKLMVATADTLRAPNGKADYGKAKELAAAG, encoded by the coding sequence ATGAGTTTCAACTTCGGTGACATGATCGAGGCGGTCGAGCGGGCGGTGCCCGGCGACCGCGTGGCGCTGGCGCATGGCGATCAGGTGGTCGACTGGGCCACGCTGGCGCGGCGCTCCAACGCCCTGGCGCGGGCGCTGGTCGATCGCGGTCTGTCACCGTGGGAGAGGTTCGCCTTCTACGCCTATAATTCCGCGGACTATCTGGTCGGCCTGATCGCCTGCTGGAAGGCACGGGGGACGCACGTCAACGTCAACTATCGCTATGTCGCCGAGGAACTGGCCTATATCCTGGCGGACAGCGACGCGACGGTGCTGCTGTACGACGCGCGGCTGCGCGATGCGGTGGCGCAGGTGGTGCCGGGCGCCCCCGGCGTGCGCACCTGGGTGGAGATCGGCGGGGAGGGGGACGCGCCCGCCTTCGCGGAGCGGTTCGACGATCTGACGGCGGGCGATGCGACGCCGCTGGGGATCGCGCGCGATCCGGCCGATCGCTTCTTCATCTATACCGGCGGCACCACCGGCATGCCCAAGGGCGTGGTATGGCAACATTCGGATCTGAACGCGATCGGGCTGGCGGTCGCCGCCTCGCAAGGCCTGCCGATCCCCGCCACGGTGGACGAGGCGGCCGCCCATGCCGCGGCGAACCCCGATTTTCCGCGCACCGTCTGCGGCCCGCCGCTGATGCACGGTACCGGCCTGCTGTCGTCCTACGGATCGTTGCTGGCGGGCGGGATGGTGGCGACGCTGCCGTCCACCAGCTTCCGCGCCGAGGAGGCACTGGACGCGATCGACCGCTGGCAGGCCAACCGGCTGATCGTGGTGGGCGATGCCTTCGCCCGCCCGGTGCTGGAGGCGCTGGACAACGAGCCGGCGCGCTGGGACGTGTCGTCGGTCCGGCTGATCTCGTCGTCGGGCGTGATGTGGACGCAGGCGGTGAAGGACGGGCTGATCCGCCACATGCCCGACGCCGTATGCCAGGACAATTTCAGCTCGTCCGAGGCGATCGGCATGGGAGCCGCGGTGACGACCCGTGACGGCACGGTGGAAACCGCGCGCTTCATGGTCGGTACGCGTTGCCGCGTGCTGGACGACGACGATCGCGACGTGGTGCCGGGCAGCGACGTCACCGGCAAGGTGGTGCTCGCGCCGCCGGGGCCGATCGAATATCACAAGGACCCTGAGAAGAGCGCGCGGACGTTCCGCGTGATCGACGGGGTACGCTATGTCGTATCGGGCGATCTGGCGAAGGTGAATGCCGATGGCTCGCTGGTGCTGCTGGGCCGTGGCTCGGCCTGTATCAACTCGGCGGGCGAGAAGATCTTTCCCGAAGAGGTCGAGGAGGCGTTGAAGCTGTGCCCCGGTGTCGAGGACGCTCTGGTCTTCGGCACGCCCGATCCGCGGTGGGGCCAGTCGGTGACGGCGGTCGTGCGCACCGGCGCGGGCTATGACGAGGGGACGATTCGCGACGAGTTGCGGCGGCATCTGGCGGGGTACAAGCTGCCCAAGCTGATGGTCGCCACCGCGGATACGCTGCGCGCACCCAACGGCAAGGCCGATTATGGCAAGGCCAAGGAATTGGCGGCGGCAGGCTGA
- a CDS encoding RcnB family protein → MMKAMVATLMSAVAMLPGASWAQDVSVRDAMRARMEARMQAQGGERGGDGGWQRDRGARPDRPQGAGRPDRPAGEWRPGRPDRPLGGWAPNRPDRPVGDAQPGRPGGDWRADRPVTPPPAPPIGSDDRRDWQQRPDRPRGEWRDDRRGDRRGDGGWDAGRWQQRDQANRAWQDGRRPDRDWNRGGAWDRGSWDRGNWNRGDWNRGDWNRGDRNWDRGWRQDRRYDWTRYRAANRQLYRLPRYYAPYGWDRGYTRFSVGVRLAPQLFGQNYWIDDPWSYRLPDAYGPYRWVRYYNDALLVDIYSGQVVDLIPGLFW, encoded by the coding sequence ATGATGAAGGCGATGGTGGCGACGTTGATGTCCGCGGTGGCGATGCTGCCGGGTGCATCCTGGGCGCAGGACGTGTCGGTGCGCGACGCGATGCGCGCCCGCATGGAGGCGCGGATGCAGGCGCAGGGCGGCGAGCGTGGTGGCGACGGCGGGTGGCAGCGCGATCGTGGCGCCCGCCCCGACCGTCCGCAGGGAGCCGGGCGACCGGATCGTCCCGCGGGCGAGTGGCGGCCGGGGCGCCCGGATCGGCCGCTCGGCGGCTGGGCGCCGAACCGCCCCGATCGGCCCGTTGGCGATGCGCAGCCGGGTCGCCCCGGCGGCGACTGGCGTGCCGACCGCCCGGTGACGCCTCCGCCGGCGCCGCCGATCGGCAGCGACGATCGACGCGACTGGCAGCAGCGGCCCGACCGGCCACGCGGCGAGTGGCGCGACGATCGCCGCGGCGACCGGCGTGGCGACGGGGGATGGGATGCGGGGCGCTGGCAGCAGCGCGACCAGGCGAACCGCGCATGGCAGGACGGGCGTCGGCCCGATCGCGACTGGAACCGCGGGGGTGCCTGGGATCGCGGTAGTTGGGACCGGGGGAACTGGAACCGGGGCGACTGGAACCGGGGCGACTGGAACCGGGGCGACCGCAACTGGGATCGCGGCTGGCGGCAGGATCGCCGCTACGACTGGACCCGGTACCGCGCCGCCAACCGCCAGCTGTATCGCCTGCCGCGCTATTACGCGCCCTATGGCTGGGATCGCGGCTATACGCGTTTCTCGGTCGGGGTGAGGCTCGCGCCGCAGCTGTTCGGACAGAATTACTGGATCGACGATCCGTGGTCCTATCGCCTGCCCGACGCCTACGGCCCGTATCGCTGGGTGCGCTATTACAATGACGCGCTGCTGGTCGATATCTACTCCGGGCAGGTGGTCGACCTGATCCCGGGATTGTTTTGGTGA
- a CDS encoding acetyl-CoA C-acetyltransferase, which produces MGEAYIIDAVRTPRGIGKQGKGALADMHPQHLAATVLKAIKERNNLNTEEVDDIIWSTSTQRGKQGGDLGRMAALDAGYDVKASGTTLDRFCGGGITAVNFAAAQIMSGMEDLVIAGGTEMMSLTAAMAQEDMESGKPMLGMGSGNERLNASHPQSHQGICGDAIASMEGISREDLDALGLESQRKADIAIREGRFRKSIVPVVDDAGNTVLDRDEYPRPQTTAEGLAALKPSFAAMADMPYNKKGDTFRKQINAKYPDLEIRHFHHAGNSSGVVDGAAAVLLASKDYAEKHGLKPRARIVATANVGDDPTLMLNAPVPAAKKVLAKAGLSVDDIDLWEINEAFAVVAEKFIRDLDLDREKVNVNGGSIALGHPIGATGAILIGTVVDELERQNKRYGLVTMCAAGGMAPAIIVERIQA; this is translated from the coding sequence ATGGGTGAGGCCTATATCATCGACGCGGTGCGGACGCCGCGCGGTATCGGAAAGCAGGGCAAGGGTGCGCTGGCGGACATGCATCCGCAGCATCTGGCCGCGACCGTGCTGAAGGCGATCAAGGAGCGCAACAATCTCAATACCGAGGAGGTGGACGACATCATCTGGTCGACCTCCACCCAGCGCGGCAAGCAGGGCGGCGACCTGGGCCGGATGGCGGCGCTGGACGCGGGCTACGACGTCAAGGCCTCGGGCACGACGCTGGACCGCTTCTGCGGCGGCGGCATCACCGCGGTGAACTTCGCTGCGGCGCAGATCATGAGCGGGATGGAAGACCTGGTCATCGCCGGCGGCACCGAGATGATGAGCCTGACCGCCGCCATGGCGCAGGAGGATATGGAAAGCGGCAAGCCGATGCTCGGCATGGGATCGGGCAACGAGCGGCTGAACGCGTCGCATCCGCAGAGCCATCAGGGCATCTGCGGCGACGCGATCGCCAGCATGGAGGGGATCAGCCGCGAGGATCTGGACGCGCTGGGGCTGGAGAGCCAGCGCAAGGCCGATATCGCGATCCGGGAAGGCCGCTTCCGGAAGTCGATCGTGCCGGTGGTCGACGATGCGGGCAACACCGTGCTCGACCGCGACGAATATCCGCGCCCGCAGACGACCGCCGAGGGACTGGCCGCGCTGAAGCCCAGCTTCGCCGCGATGGCGGACATGCCCTACAACAAGAAGGGCGACACGTTCCGCAAGCAGATCAATGCGAAATACCCCGATCTGGAGATCCGGCATTTCCACCATGCCGGCAATTCGTCGGGCGTCGTCGACGGCGCGGCGGCGGTGCTGCTGGCGTCGAAGGACTATGCCGAGAAGCACGGGCTGAAGCCGCGCGCGCGCATCGTCGCGACCGCGAACGTCGGCGACGACCCCACGCTGATGCTCAACGCCCCGGTGCCGGCGGCGAAGAAGGTGCTGGCGAAGGCAGGTCTCTCGGTCGACGACATCGACCTGTGGGAGATCAACGAGGCGTTCGCCGTGGTGGCGGAGAAGTTCATCCGCGACCTCGACCTCGATCGCGAGAAGGTGAACGTCAACGGCGGATCGATCGCGCTCGGCCATCCGATCGGTGCGACCGGCGCGATCCTGATCGGCACCGTGGTCGACGAGCTGGAGCGCCAGAACAAGCGCTACGGCCTGGTCACGATGTGCGCCGCCGGCGGGATGGCGCCGGCGATCATCGTCGAGCGCATCCAGGCCTGA
- a CDS encoding acyl-CoA synthetase, with protein MLHPVAHAQAMPDKPAYIMAGSGETVTYGELDARANQGAQLIRSLGLKRGDGIAVMMDNSPRYLEIMWAAERTGVYCTCISSKLSVSEAHYIIRDGNCRALIVSRGTAECATALLPEIDDLKRYIADGELPGFESYEAARDAQPATPIADPSPGGTMLYSSGTTGQPKGVKHPLSEEPFGTNLSPLVTLGQALYGFGPDMVYLSPAPLYHAAPLRWSMAVQQLGGTVIVMERFDAEKALEYIERYRVTHAQWVPTHFIRMLKLPEEVRARYDLSSLKAVWHAAAPCPIPVKEKMIEWWGPIIGEYYAGTEGNGFHAIGAADWLTHKGSVGRNLTTITHICDEDGDEVPPRTEGAIYFESPDGGQIFTYHNDPAKTQDSTNARGWTTLGDVGWVDEEGFLYLTDRKSFMIISGGVNIYPAEIENLLVTHPKVADVAVIGAPHDEMGEEVVAVVQPRDPESAGPELAAELTEFARANLSHVKTPRRIDFRAELPRHDTGKLYKRLLRDEYWGKTQLVRGVAG; from the coding sequence ATGCTGCACCCGGTCGCCCACGCCCAGGCGATGCCCGACAAGCCTGCCTATATCATGGCCGGTTCCGGCGAGACGGTGACCTATGGCGAGCTGGACGCGCGCGCCAACCAGGGCGCGCAGCTGATCCGGTCGCTGGGGCTGAAGCGCGGCGACGGCATCGCGGTGATGATGGACAATTCGCCGCGCTACCTGGAGATCATGTGGGCGGCGGAGCGTACCGGCGTCTATTGCACCTGCATCTCCTCCAAGCTGAGCGTGTCGGAGGCGCATTACATCATCCGCGACGGCAATTGCCGCGCGCTGATCGTGTCGCGCGGGACGGCGGAATGCGCGACAGCGCTGCTGCCCGAGATCGACGACCTGAAGCGCTATATCGCCGATGGCGAGCTGCCGGGGTTCGAATCGTACGAGGCGGCGCGCGATGCGCAGCCCGCGACGCCGATCGCGGACCCGTCGCCGGGCGGCACGATGCTCTATTCGTCCGGCACGACGGGCCAGCCCAAGGGGGTGAAGCACCCGCTGTCGGAGGAGCCGTTCGGCACCAACCTGTCGCCGCTGGTGACGCTGGGGCAGGCGCTCTACGGCTTCGGCCCGGACATGGTGTATCTCAGCCCGGCACCGCTCTATCACGCCGCGCCGCTGCGCTGGTCGATGGCGGTGCAGCAGCTGGGCGGCACCGTGATCGTGATGGAGCGGTTCGACGCGGAAAAGGCGCTGGAATATATCGAGCGCTACCGCGTCACCCACGCGCAATGGGTGCCGACGCATTTCATCCGCATGCTGAAGCTGCCCGAAGAGGTGCGCGCGCGCTACGATCTCTCCTCGTTGAAGGCGGTGTGGCATGCCGCCGCGCCGTGCCCGATCCCGGTCAAGGAGAAGATGATCGAGTGGTGGGGGCCGATCATCGGCGAATATTATGCCGGTACGGAGGGGAACGGTTTCCACGCGATCGGTGCGGCCGACTGGCTGACGCACAAGGGGTCGGTGGGACGCAACCTGACCACGATCACCCATATCTGCGACGAGGACGGCGACGAGGTGCCGCCGCGGACCGAGGGCGCGATCTATTTCGAGAGCCCCGATGGCGGGCAGATCTTCACCTATCACAACGATCCGGCGAAGACGCAGGATTCGACCAATGCGCGTGGCTGGACGACGCTGGGCGACGTGGGCTGGGTGGATGAGGAGGGCTTCCTCTATCTCACCGATCGCAAGAGCTTCATGATTATCTCGGGCGGGGTCAACATCTACCCGGCGGAGATCGAGAACCTGCTCGTCACGCATCCCAAGGTCGCCGACGTCGCCGTGATCGGCGCGCCGCACGACGAGATGGGCGAGGAAGTGGTGGCGGTGGTGCAGCCGCGCGATCCGGAGAGCGCCGGGCCGGAACTGGCGGCGGAGTTGACCGAGTTCGCGCGCGCGAACCTGAGCCACGTCAAGACGCCGCGCCGCATCGACTTCCGCGCCGAACTGCCGCGGCACGATACCGGCAAGCTTTACAAGCGCCTGCTCCGCGACGAGTATTGGGGAAAAACCCAATTGGTGAGAGGTGTTGCGGGATGA